From Anopheles stephensi strain Indian unplaced genomic scaffold, UCI_ANSTEP_V1.0 ucontig26, whole genome shotgun sequence, one genomic window encodes:
- the LOC118516281 gene encoding homeotic protein female sterile-like yields MSASPEMHHQHQQQLQQEANGAAPLQGELKSASAEGTPPPELATMTTVSVLDLHKDYNGGAGVSPGGAATGSVTSPHTIVHDGATDMSLPDDGTTEKVYDKETNTVYVYTTAAGAAGHKLAANAHHHQLTTIVHGQQQQQQMHSPDQLHPSEHHAVAEQNLLHARLIQQQQQQQSSDEQQQHLQRMSPVDQHQQQHHQQHPQVHPDDGSIIDGHRLLPATINGNDAGDPQQQQQQHHQHPHLGRMSPEEHQGGVRLLEDSHIQRLLGNQEIISRDIINGEHHIITRNENGETILTRIAISTADQLLNRMDNSIIYTTTSGGGGAGGAVGVGPQEQLPTTVLQYEKDVEDKHQQHHGHPHAAPHTHQPQTIYTTAAGGPAPDQTQTKQIVYTLGGGEPKNVIYGDPKAAMPHFEAVPGAGGGGGGGGAASGPGGSGEEDKPQIDYVYNEGNKTVIYTDQKGLESLYANNELGLIDGTQIVVQGNLQYTQQQGPDGTTVYVVSSDMNPEDISGLQQR; encoded by the coding sequence ATGTCTGCATCACCTGAAATgcatcatcagcaccagcaacagcttcAGCAGGAAGCTAACGGTGCCGCGCCGTTGCAGGGTGAGCTAAAGTCTGCGAGTGCTGAAGGAACACCTCCGCCAGAGCTGGCCACTATGACGACCGTGAGCGTGCTGGATCTGCATAAGGATTAtaatggtggtgctggtgttaGTCCCGGTGGGGCAGCTACAGGGTCAGTCACGTCACCGCACACCATCGTCCACGATGGTGCCACCGATATGAGTCTTCCGGACGACGGGACGACGGAGAAGGTGTACGACAAGGAGACGAACACTGTGTACGTCTATACGACGGCTGCCGGGGCAGCAGGACATAAGCTAGCTGCGAATGCACATCACCATCAGCTGACTACGATCGTGCacggtcagcagcagcaacagcaaatgcACTCACCGGATCAGCTGCATCCGAGCGAACATCACGCTGTCGCCGAACAGAATCTGCTCCATGCTCGACTgatccagcagcaacagcagcaacagtcatCGGacgagcaacagcagcacttGCAGCGAATGTCCCCGGTCgatcaacatcagcagcaacaccatcagcagcacccTCAGGTGCACCCGGACGATGGTAGCATCATCGATGGGCATCGTTTGCTACCGGCAACCATCAATGGTAACGATGCTGGTgatccacagcagcagcagcagcagcaccatcagcatccGCACCTCGGTCGAATGTCACCGGAGGAGCATCAGGGTGGGGTACGGTTGCTCGAGGACAGTCACATACAGCGACTGCTCGGCAATCAGGAAATTATCAGTCGAGACATCATAAACGGTGAGCATCACATCATAACACGCAACGAGAACGGGGAAACGATCCTGACCCGCATTGCCATCTCGACCGCTGACCAGCTGCTGAATCGGATGGATAATAGCATCATCTACACCACGACtagcggtggtggcggtgccgGTGGGGCAGTCGGTGTTGGCCCTCAGGAACAACTACCGACCACGGTGCTACAGTACGAGAAGGACGTGGAGGAcaaacatcagcagcaccatgGTCATCCACACGCGGCACCCCACACGCATCAACCGCAGACGATCTACACGACGGCGGCCGGTGGACCCGCACCGGACCAGACGCAGACGAAGCAGATCGTGTACACGCTCGGCGGTGGTGAACCGAAGAACGTTATCTATGGTGATCCGAAGGCAGCTATGCCACACTTCGAGGCGGTTCcgggtgccggtggtggtggtggtggcggtggcgccGCCAGTGGTCCCGGCGGATCGGGCGAGGAAGATAAACCTCAGATCGACTACGTGTACAACGAGGGCAACAAAACGGTGATCTACACCGACCAGAAGGGGCTGGAAAGTTTGTACGCGAACAATGAGCTCGGGCTGATCGACGGTACGCAGATTGTGGTGCAGGGCAATCTGCAGTACACGCAGCAGCAGGGCCCGGACGGTACGACCGTGTACGTGGTGTCCTCGGATATGAACCCGGAAGATATTAGCGGCCTTCAGCAAAG